From the Blastocatellia bacterium genome, the window CGGGCTGACAGGCCGCGATGAATATAGAGCGCGGCGAGGTTTTCATTTAATGACCGTAGCACTCAAGAGAACACTGCTTTGCCTCAGCCTGATTCTTGCCTTAGCGGCGGTGGCGCTGGCGCAGCCGCAGTTGCCCGCCTACACGGGCATGGTCAACGATTTTGCCGGCAAGCTGAGCGCCGACAAGCGCCAGCAGCTTGAAAGCCTGCTCGAAAACTTTCGCGCCCGCAGCGGCGTCGAAATCGCCGTCGTCACCATGCCCTTTGATGATATGCAAGGCTACCCGATTGAAGACTACAGCCTGCAACTGGCGCGTAAGTGGGGCGTCGGCGGTGATGCGCAAAAGCGCGCCCTGTTGTTGCTGGTCGCCATCAAAGAGCCGAACACCGGCGGCTATGCGGACAATCTTTATCACGGCGGCACGCGGTTAGAGGTCAGCCGCCATCTTGAAGGCGACCTCCCCGATGGGCTGTCGGGCGAGATCATTCGCAAGATGCGTGGGGATTTCCAGCAAGGCAATTTCGACCAGGCGCTGACCGTGGGCACCCAGACGATCCTGGCGACGCTTGCCGAAAAGCTCGGCATCTCGATGGAAGGCATCGATGCGACGCAAGCCTATCGCGCTCCGACGCGCCGCCCGCAGCGCAGCCGCGGCGGCATCTCGCCGGTGATGATCATCGTGATCGTTTTCATCTTTCTCGTCATTTTTAATGCGCTTGGGCGCGGCGGGCGCGGCGGCCCCGGAGGCGGTTACCGCCGTCGCGGCGGTCTCGGCTGGCTAATCTTGCCGATGATCTTCGGCGGGCGCGGCGGCGGCTTTGGCGGCGGCGGCTGGGGCGGTTCGAGCGGCGGCAGTTGGGGCGGCAGTGATGGCGGCGGCGGTGGCGGCTTTGGCGGCTTCGGCGGCGGCGGTGATTTCGGCGGCGGCGGCGCCAGCGATAGCTGGTAGATTGAAATGATGAACGATGAACGATGAGCTGCCAGAGCCTGCGCCCTTTGCAGTTCGATAGCTTTTCTTTAATTCATCATTCATTATACATCGTTCATCATTTTGATGGCGGAGGGTGAGCAACGTGGCGGATGAGTTAAAGCGATTGGTTGACGCGCTGGCGGCGGCGCACGGCGACAATCTCAGGTCGGTTGTGCTTTACGGCGCGTCGGTGGTGAGCGGGCTGGTGGATGACGAAGTGCCAAAGCGCATTCTGGTCGTGCTAGACCGAATCGCTCCTCATGATCTACATGTCGCCCAGCCGCTCGCCGAAAATTGGCGGCTCGAAGGTAATCCGCTGCCGGTCTATTTCACCACGGAAGAGATCGCCGACGCCGCCGACGTCTTTCCTATCGAGTTCATCGATATGAGCCAGGTTCGCCATGTGCTGTACGGCAAAGACCCCTTCGAGCGCCTCGACATTCAGACGCACAACCTGCGCCATCAACTCGAATACGAGCTGCGCGCCAAGCTGCTGCGCCTGCGGCGGCTGGCGATTGCGGCGGCGCACAACCCGCAGCGGCTCACAGAGCTGATGGCCAACTCGCTCGACAGCTTTGCCGTGCTCTTTCGCCATGTGCTGGCGATGGCCGGCCACGACGCGCCGTTTGCCCGACGCGATTGTGTGATGAAAACCGCTGAAGTATTGAAGCTCGATCAGAAAGTCTTCGCGCGCATCTTCGAGTACGCCGACACCGAAGGCGTCGGGCTGCAATCGGAGACCGATGCGACCTTCGCCGGTTATCTGAAACAGATCGAGCGCGTCATTGACGTGGTGGATAAACTCCCCGATGAATAAATCATGATGGCGGTAAGCCGACGGCGGAAGCCGTTGGCTTGATGGCTCAGGTTAGCTTCACTTCTTCCAGGCCCTTTGGCGTCAGATAGAGCTCTTCGAGCTGGTTGGTCAGGTAGGTGAATGCATCGTCTACCGAATCGGTCATGTGAAAAATGTTCAGGTCGTTCGGGCTGACGACGCCCCAGCGCACCAGCGCGCCAAAGTCAATCACCTCTTCCCAGAACGCCTTGCCGAAGAGGATCACCGGCATCCGCTTGCCGGGCTTCTTCGTCTGAATCAGCGTCAACACCTCGAACATTTCATCCATCGTGCCGAAGCCGCCGGGGAAGACCACCAGCGCCTTCGCCGGGTAGACGAACCAGAACTTCCGCATGAAGAAATAGTGGAAGTTGAAAATCAGGTCGCGCGAAACATAGGGATTGACGCCCTGCTCGAACGGCAGCTCAATGTTCAGGCCGATGGTCTTGCCGCGCGCCTGAGATGCGCCGCGATTGGCCGCTTCCATCATGCCGCCCGAGCCGCCCGAACAGACGATGAAGTGATGCTGCCCGGTCAACCCCTTAGACCATTCGGTGACCCGCCGCGCCAGCTCCATGGCGTCGGCGTAATAACGCGCCAGCTTGACGGCGTATTCAGCGCGCGACTGCTCGGCCTCAAGCTCCGCGGTCAGCGCGCCGGCTTCACCGAGGCGCTGTTTAAGCGCGCCCATCCGCATGGCCGCAGCCTCCGGCGACACCGAGCGCGCCGACCCGAAAAAGACGATGGTGTCGCGGATGCGGTTGTGGCGCAGGCGCGAGGCCG encodes:
- a CDS encoding TPM domain-containing protein; translation: MTVALKRTLLCLSLILALAAVALAQPQLPAYTGMVNDFAGKLSADKRQQLESLLENFRARSGVEIAVVTMPFDDMQGYPIEDYSLQLARKWGVGGDAQKRALLLLVAIKEPNTGGYADNLYHGGTRLEVSRHLEGDLPDGLSGEIIRKMRGDFQQGNFDQALTVGTQTILATLAEKLGISMEGIDATQAYRAPTRRPQRSRGGISPVMIIVIVFIFLVIFNALGRGGRGGPGGGYRRRGGLGWLILPMIFGGRGGGFGGGGWGGSSGGSWGGSDGGGGGGFGGFGGGGDFGGGGASDSW
- a CDS encoding LOG family protein, with translation MSEANHFTEPPLAYLNAEFLKGPEARILRILSEYLEPASRLRHNRIRDTIVFFGSARSVSPEAAAMRMGALKQRLGEAGALTAELEAEQSRAEYAVKLARYYADAMELARRVTEWSKGLTGQHHFIVCSGGSGGMMEAANRGASQARGKTIGLNIELPFEQGVNPYVSRDLIFNFHYFFMRKFWFVYPAKALVVFPGGFGTMDEMFEVLTLIQTKKPGKRMPVILFGKAFWEEVIDFGALVRWGVVSPNDLNIFHMTDSVDDAFTYLTNQLEELYLTPKGLEEVKLT